The proteins below are encoded in one region of Lepisosteus oculatus isolate fLepOcu1 chromosome 10, fLepOcu1.hap2, whole genome shotgun sequence:
- the LOC107078575 gene encoding protein phosphatase 1 regulatory subunit 36 isoform X1 has product MFILSSCSVAAKLTSQVGQHNSPECVSQHAVFYEVSISTPGRWHWNDELQTLELFSFNSTIETKDKRKKNKSIHFQEQANKRVERLLPPSPIPTRGPTGVRTAVDKKYNGKAQLGTCKPSLKHGPHDHVTIEDVKNVAFSLLQENEPIPLCFMSLMRCQQVNDFLSALLLYLSCYFEKQALEKKPQPLMAEPSLTERKNMEEAHIKVELAKKQLACAYSVLVLGLGMSQQHHMDCGRSRVSATYKDRQLFECLYSFSTYVAWVTFRRKDLKGIQEEVGRLLRSDTFNHAVRKTEDNNEDARSDTTLNEKIGSTRERRKMKSKRPAIKSIVKQRSPVITSLLPSPKEKSQHLFKTGCLEQDCSTDPCGTKSLMEELPAALSSNLGIIGQPLSQFSRHTLVPLGAEQEEEEEDDEDHARNSKASFRSKGPLSSGGGKYAGPSRANTVISRATTVGVYSDTE; this is encoded by the exons ATGTTTATCCTTTCATCCTGTTCAGTGGCAGCAAAATTGACCAGTCAAGTTGGACAGCATAACTCACCAGAATGTGTCTCCCAACATGCTGTCTTCTATGAG GTTAGCATATCTACACCTGGACGCTGGCACTGGAATGATGAACTGCAAACACTTGAATTATTCag tttcaattcAACCATAGAAACTAAAGATAAAAGGAAGAAGAACAAATCTATTCACTTCCAAGAACAAGCTAACAAGCGTGTTGAGAG GTTACTGCCACCTTCACCTATTCCCACAAGAGGCCCTACTGGTGTTCGCACAGCTGTGGATAAAAAATACAATGGGAAAGCACAATTAGGCACCTGTAAACCTTCACTGAAGCATGGACCACATGATCATGTAACCATTGAAGATGTAAAGA ATGTGGCATTTTCCTTGCTGCAGGAAAATGAGCCAATACCTCTGTGTTTTATGTCTCTAATGAG GTGTCAGCAGGTAAATGACTTTCTCTCAGCCCTGCTGCTGTATCTATCTTGTTATTTTGAGAAACaggcattggaaaaaaaaccccaacctTTAATGGC GGAACCAAGtttaacagaaagaaaaaacatggaAGAGGCACATATAAAAGTTGAACTTGCAAAAAAACAGCTTGCTTGCGCATACTCTGTTCTGGTTCTTGGACTTGGGATGTCTCAACAGCACCATATGGATTGTGGAAG GAGCAGGGTTTCAGCCACTTACAAAGACCGACAGTTATTTGAG tgTCTTTATAGCTTCTCCACATACGTAGCGTGGGTGACATTCAGACGCAAAGACCTTAAAGGGATCCAGGAGGAAGTAGGCAGGCTCCTCCGTTCAGACACCTTTAATCATGCTGTCAGGAAGACGGAGGATAATAATGAGGATGCAAGATCGGACACCACTCTGAATGAAAAAATAGGATCCACCCGTGAAAGAAG GAAGATGAAGTCGAAAAGACCAGCTATCAAGAGCATCGTAAAGCAGCGCTCTCCAGTGATTACATCGCTGCTGCCATCCCCAAAGGAAAAATCCCAGCACCTATTTAAGACAGGTTGCCTAGAGCAGGACTGCTCCACTGACCCCTGTGGCACAAAGTCTCTGATGGAGGAACTTCCAGCTGCTCTGTCTTCAAA CTTGGGAATAATTGGACAACCTCTGAGCCAGTTTAGCCGTCACACTCTGGTGCCCCTGGGGGCTGAAcaggaagaagaggaagaggatgaTGAAGACCATGCCAGAAACAGCAAAGCTTCATTCAGATCTAAGGGTCCTTTATCCTCAGGAGGAGGGAAATATGCTGGGCCGAGCAGAGCAAATACTGTCATCTCTAGGGCAACAACAGTGGGAGTCTACTCTGATACTGAATAA
- the LOC102690483 gene encoding probable thiopurine S-methyltransferase, producing MAETPDSYNIKVQEDRVMSVDEWEDRWKEGMTGFHQPQVHKMLESHIDAVLSGRKGVRFFFPLCGKAVDMKWLVDMGHTVVGVEISEIGIKQFFAEQNLTYTEEVVPDVPGAKLFKSSDGKISMYQCNLFDFSSSIGGKFGGIWDRGSLVAINPCDRQRYATLIISLMDKDCRYLLDTLLYTPSLYGGPPFVVPDETVKDLFGKACHIQLLESADAFTEKHKSWGIDYLTEKVHLLTLKTN from the exons ATGGCTGAAACACCAGACAGTTATAATATCAAAGTACAGGAGGACAGAGTGATGTCAGTGGACGAATGGGAGGATCGCTGGAAGGAGGGAATGACTGGATTTCATCAGCCACAAGTGCACAA GATGTTGGAGAGCCACATTGATGCTGTTCTTAGTGGCAGGAAAGGGGTGCGTTTTTTCTTCCCTCTCTGTGGAAAAGCTGTTGATATGAAATG GCTAGTAGATATGGGACACACTGTTGTGGGGGTGGAGATAAGTGAGATTGGAATAAAGCAGTTCTTTGCTGAACAAAACTTAACTTACACAGAGGAGGTGGTCCCAGATGTACCAGGAGCTAAGCTGTTTAAG AGTTCTGATGGAAAGATCTCCATGTATCAATGCAATCTGTTTGATTTTTCCAG TTCGATTGGAGGGAAGTTTGGTGGCATCTGGGACAGGGGTTCCTTAGTCGCCATTAATCCCTGTGACAGACAGCG CTATGCAACGTTAATCATCTCTTTGATGGACAAAGATTGCCGATACCTTTTGGATACACTGTTGTACACTCCTAGCTTGTATGGAG GTCCACCATTTGTTGTGCCAGATGAGACGGTTAAAGATTTATTTG gtaaaGCCTGCCACATTCAACTACTTGAGTCTGCTGATGCTTTTACAGAGAAACACAAGTCCTGGGGAATAGATTATTTAACTGAAAAAGTACATCTACTCACTTTGAAGACAAACTGA
- the LOC107078575 gene encoding protein phosphatase 1 regulatory subunit 36 isoform X2 → MAKTKETVSISTPGRWHWNDELQTLELFSFNSTIETKDKRKKNKSIHFQEQANKRVERLLPPSPIPTRGPTGVRTAVDKKYNGKAQLGTCKPSLKHGPHDHVTIEDVKNVAFSLLQENEPIPLCFMSLMRCQQVNDFLSALLLYLSCYFEKQALEKKPQPLMAEPSLTERKNMEEAHIKVELAKKQLACAYSVLVLGLGMSQQHHMDCGRSRVSATYKDRQLFECLYSFSTYVAWVTFRRKDLKGIQEEVGRLLRSDTFNHAVRKTEDNNEDARSDTTLNEKIGSTRERRKMKSKRPAIKSIVKQRSPVITSLLPSPKEKSQHLFKTGCLEQDCSTDPCGTKSLMEELPAALSSNLGIIGQPLSQFSRHTLVPLGAEQEEEEEDDEDHARNSKASFRSKGPLSSGGGKYAGPSRANTVISRATTVGVYSDTE, encoded by the exons ATGGCAAAAACTAAGGAAACG GTTAGCATATCTACACCTGGACGCTGGCACTGGAATGATGAACTGCAAACACTTGAATTATTCag tttcaattcAACCATAGAAACTAAAGATAAAAGGAAGAAGAACAAATCTATTCACTTCCAAGAACAAGCTAACAAGCGTGTTGAGAG GTTACTGCCACCTTCACCTATTCCCACAAGAGGCCCTACTGGTGTTCGCACAGCTGTGGATAAAAAATACAATGGGAAAGCACAATTAGGCACCTGTAAACCTTCACTGAAGCATGGACCACATGATCATGTAACCATTGAAGATGTAAAGA ATGTGGCATTTTCCTTGCTGCAGGAAAATGAGCCAATACCTCTGTGTTTTATGTCTCTAATGAG GTGTCAGCAGGTAAATGACTTTCTCTCAGCCCTGCTGCTGTATCTATCTTGTTATTTTGAGAAACaggcattggaaaaaaaaccccaacctTTAATGGC GGAACCAAGtttaacagaaagaaaaaacatggaAGAGGCACATATAAAAGTTGAACTTGCAAAAAAACAGCTTGCTTGCGCATACTCTGTTCTGGTTCTTGGACTTGGGATGTCTCAACAGCACCATATGGATTGTGGAAG GAGCAGGGTTTCAGCCACTTACAAAGACCGACAGTTATTTGAG tgTCTTTATAGCTTCTCCACATACGTAGCGTGGGTGACATTCAGACGCAAAGACCTTAAAGGGATCCAGGAGGAAGTAGGCAGGCTCCTCCGTTCAGACACCTTTAATCATGCTGTCAGGAAGACGGAGGATAATAATGAGGATGCAAGATCGGACACCACTCTGAATGAAAAAATAGGATCCACCCGTGAAAGAAG GAAGATGAAGTCGAAAAGACCAGCTATCAAGAGCATCGTAAAGCAGCGCTCTCCAGTGATTACATCGCTGCTGCCATCCCCAAAGGAAAAATCCCAGCACCTATTTAAGACAGGTTGCCTAGAGCAGGACTGCTCCACTGACCCCTGTGGCACAAAGTCTCTGATGGAGGAACTTCCAGCTGCTCTGTCTTCAAA CTTGGGAATAATTGGACAACCTCTGAGCCAGTTTAGCCGTCACACTCTGGTGCCCCTGGGGGCTGAAcaggaagaagaggaagaggatgaTGAAGACCATGCCAGAAACAGCAAAGCTTCATTCAGATCTAAGGGTCCTTTATCCTCAGGAGGAGGGAAATATGCTGGGCCGAGCAGAGCAAATACTGTCATCTCTAGGGCAACAACAGTGGGAGTCTACTCTGATACTGAATAA